The genomic region GGACTATATTTAAAGAGACGCAAAGAAAATCCTTTAACAAGATACAGATTAAAAAGGAGAATAGAAAAGACAATTGAAATGATAAAAAAATACAACTCAAAAAATTCTAACCGCTCAATTTTGGATATTGGTGCTGCTGATGGAGCAATGTTAAGTATTTTAAAACAACAATTTGAATTAAAATCAGCAATAGGAGTTGAACCTAATGAGAACTTAATTCGCGCTAAAAAAGATATTCAAGTTGAACTTATTACTGCATCAGGTGAAAATTTACCGTTTAATAAATCACAGTTTGGTATTGTAATAATTTCTGCAGTAATAGAACATGTATTTAATCCAGAAAAGGTTATAGAGGAAACTTACCGTGTACTTTCAGATGATGGCATACTTATTTTAATCACAGTTGTACCCTGGATGGATAAATTAGCTGAAAAATTCCAGATTTTCCCACCAACAATTCACAAACATTTTTATAGATTCACCTTAAGTGAATTAAAGAGACTATTAGAGAAAAACGGGT from Elusimicrobiota bacterium harbors:
- a CDS encoding class I SAM-dependent methyltransferase encodes the protein MILDAGLYLKRRKENPLTRYRLKRRIEKTIEMIKKYNSKNSNRSILDIGAADGAMLSILKQQFELKSAIGVEPNENLIRAKKDIQVELITASGENLPFNKSQFGIVIISAVIEHVFNPEKVIEETYRVLSDDGILILITVVPWMDKLAEKFQIFPPTIHKHFYRFTLSELKRLLEKNGFNVLHLSKFALPTSGFLLFEETIEKMLNKLHLDFFMTYELAVGAKI